The Prosthecobacter dejongeii genome contains a region encoding:
- a CDS encoding polysaccharide lyase yields MISRLSVFFFWVGFTVAYAANTPLTVTLSGSPGIYTKAQWKKDWPGCAFEGGIAPGRVELVKKDSISALRVNFAPGQIGPEKGGAGWRFPLGTHEGAELRYTLRFSPNFEFIKGGKLPGLCGGPENVSGGRRADGANGFSARLMWRREGRGEAYIYHKNQPEDYGHSFPFPADFRFPTDKPVQVRLAVTMNQVGQKDGTLRVWITLPDQSEKLMVEQTDMEWRSVKTFGVDGLYFETFHGGGDTSWAPKKPCWAEFSALEVRPGK; encoded by the coding sequence GTGATCTCACGCCTCTCTGTCTTTTTCTTTTGGGTCGGTTTTACTGTTGCCTACGCAGCCAATACTCCTCTTACCGTGACCCTTTCGGGCTCCCCTGGCATTTACACCAAAGCTCAGTGGAAAAAGGACTGGCCAGGTTGTGCTTTCGAAGGAGGCATTGCACCTGGGCGTGTGGAGTTGGTCAAAAAGGATTCGATCTCTGCCCTGCGTGTGAATTTCGCCCCCGGCCAGATCGGACCTGAAAAAGGTGGGGCTGGCTGGCGCTTTCCCCTCGGCACGCATGAAGGGGCCGAGCTACGATACACCCTGCGCTTTAGCCCTAACTTTGAGTTCATCAAAGGTGGCAAACTGCCGGGACTCTGCGGTGGCCCAGAAAATGTCAGTGGCGGGCGTCGTGCCGATGGGGCCAATGGCTTTTCCGCACGCCTCATGTGGCGGCGTGAAGGCCGGGGAGAAGCCTACATCTACCACAAAAACCAGCCCGAAGACTACGGGCACAGCTTCCCCTTTCCTGCCGATTTTCGTTTCCCCACGGATAAGCCCGTGCAGGTACGGCTCGCCGTCACGATGAATCAAGTGGGGCAAAAAGACGGCACGCTGCGGGTCTGGATCACCCTGCCAGACCAGTCGGAAAAACTCATGGTGGAGCAAACGGACATGGAATGGCGCAGTGTGAAAACCTTTGGCGTGGACGGACTTTACTTTGAAACCTTCCACGGCGGTGGTGACACCTCCTGGGCACCGAAAAAGCCCTGCTGGGCTGAATTCAGCGCTCTCGAAGTGAGGCCCGGGAAATGA
- a CDS encoding glyoxalase superfamily protein, which yields MTFSAPVPILRIFDVGRAKDHYLSFLGFQLDWENRQSEDGPLYCQISKGDCVLHLSEHHGDACPGAAVRIETSGLREFHALLHSQPYKYSRPPIQSMPWGTDDLTVPDPFGNRVTFWQLTPEA from the coding sequence ATGACCTTCTCTGCCCCAGTTCCCATTCTCCGCATCTTCGATGTGGGGCGTGCAAAGGATCACTACCTGTCCTTCCTCGGCTTTCAGTTGGACTGGGAAAATCGCCAAAGTGAGGATGGGCCTCTGTATTGCCAGATCTCCAAAGGTGACTGCGTGCTGCATCTTTCGGAGCATCATGGCGATGCCTGCCCAGGCGCAGCGGTGCGTATCGAGACGAGTGGCCTGCGTGAATTTCATGCCTTGCTGCACAGCCAGCCTTACAAGTATTCGCGCCCGCCCATTCAGTCCATGCCTTGGGGAACGGATGACCTCACGGTACCTGATCCTTTCGGCAATCGGGTGACTTTTTGGCAGCTCACACCTGAGGCGTGA
- a CDS encoding ABC transporter permease subunit encodes MPHSNFSPARIWTLATATVTQLMRMKILAFLGVFSVIVVAASFASPLLNPEQQLKQLKDVSFGALQIFSVVIAIVATALLLPRDLEDRTLYTILSKPVPRYEYLLGKLLGVLLLIGGGLILMDAAFSVVLWLREKLLLAQMVQSLNAQRPEDLAQIEAYVAKQGLTWNLHLGVLAIFLKAAVVSALALMVSCFASSTLFTVVITKCVVIIGHGQTLMREFFLNGKMTAWVEQALSALLAILTPDLAVFDIVENVIQGEVVTWGAVQIMLGTSAMYVVGYCVVSHLLFVEKEL; translated from the coding sequence ATGCCGCATTCCAATTTTTCGCCCGCCCGCATCTGGACCCTGGCGACAGCCACTGTGACCCAGCTCATGCGCATGAAGATCCTCGCCTTTTTGGGCGTCTTCAGCGTTATCGTGGTGGCTGCCAGCTTTGCCTCCCCACTGCTGAATCCAGAGCAGCAGTTGAAACAGCTCAAGGACGTGTCCTTCGGGGCCCTGCAGATCTTCAGCGTCGTCATCGCCATCGTCGCTACCGCCTTGCTCCTGCCTCGGGACCTGGAGGACAGGACGCTTTACACCATTTTGTCCAAGCCTGTGCCCCGTTATGAATACCTGCTGGGCAAGCTCCTCGGCGTGCTGCTCCTCATCGGGGGAGGCCTCATCCTCATGGATGCCGCCTTCAGTGTTGTGCTCTGGCTGCGCGAGAAACTGCTGCTCGCCCAAATGGTGCAGTCCCTCAATGCTCAGCGGCCCGAAGACCTAGCTCAGATTGAGGCCTACGTGGCCAAGCAAGGTCTGACGTGGAATCTCCATCTCGGTGTTCTGGCCATCTTTCTCAAAGCCGCCGTGGTCTCTGCCCTTGCCCTTATGGTGTCCTGCTTCGCCAGCAGCACCCTCTTCACCGTGGTCATCACCAAATGTGTGGTCATCATCGGCCATGGGCAGACGCTCATGCGGGAGTTTTTCCTCAATGGCAAAATGACCGCATGGGTGGAGCAAGCGCTCTCCGCTCTTCTTGCCATCCTGACCCCGGACTTGGCTGTTTTCGACATCGTAGAAAATGTCATCCAAGGGGAGGTGGTCACTTGGGGGGCTGTGCAGATCATGCTCGGCACCAGCGCCATGTATGTCGTGGGCTACTGCGTCGTGTCACACTTATTGTTCGTCGAAAAGGAGCTGTAA
- a CDS encoding efflux RND transporter periplasmic adaptor subunit: MPPPSPERQQALQALSAELSKIAGQNASEADIYQAILQRLAGATEALGGAMWLVAQRSGQEISLRLGAGLHVEAAAGAPETEQRQQALRAATEIILSSQPLVLMPSPPDQGPVTPGVLVNLGPHAIIGAPLRSGDDHLGAVQLWFPAQSDPKKLAELALMIQALMTELGPRLRSRQLRELGAQSQRQQRLLQLASDLTGVLDAETGAKLATAHARELLGINRVSILVREGDRWRVVAISGQESVDKRSRLVTEMLAFVARQAKDQPWVVLAAEEPYFLDSQMQSAALVPLRDGAEGRVLGSLLCESTDAASFGTAGSPGDPRPPALALAQWLASLAGKSLNAALAHQAMPFGKSLAKVGRWQQEVSSTRKRRWVFKTTLLTGLVILAALWPMKVRVEGDCTLLPLKRALVTAEAPGRIEEVLVREGDRLTKNQIIARLDTRRLQSELDTTTQARKRLEAEAERQRAQGKEALARMAMLDAQAQAEMEKRLKMEIELAQLRSPLDGIVMTKDVHLKNGTFLQAGEVMAEIASVDAWDLRMEIAEADISLIEESLDDNTPLPVDYLLYTQSARELHGQLASKQQISPALQAGPEGGRFSITLPKVEIPDSMQPLMRPGLTGRAKIELGRKPAGAVLLRKFTRWLRMRWWI; this comes from the coding sequence ATGCCGCCCCCTTCCCCAGAACGACAGCAGGCACTGCAGGCCCTCTCTGCGGAGCTGTCCAAGATCGCCGGACAGAATGCGAGTGAGGCAGACATTTATCAGGCCATTTTGCAACGATTGGCCGGGGCGACCGAGGCTTTAGGAGGGGCCATGTGGTTGGTAGCGCAGCGATCAGGCCAAGAGATCTCCTTGCGGTTAGGCGCAGGTCTCCATGTCGAGGCGGCGGCGGGCGCTCCAGAGACAGAGCAACGCCAGCAGGCGCTGCGGGCGGCGACGGAAATCATCCTTTCGTCACAGCCGCTGGTGCTGATGCCGTCCCCACCGGATCAAGGCCCGGTGACTCCGGGAGTCCTGGTGAACCTGGGGCCACATGCCATCATCGGTGCCCCTTTACGCAGTGGCGATGATCATCTGGGAGCTGTACAACTGTGGTTCCCTGCCCAGAGCGACCCGAAGAAACTGGCCGAGCTGGCACTGATGATCCAGGCCCTGATGACGGAGTTGGGGCCGCGTCTGCGCTCGCGTCAATTGCGCGAGCTGGGAGCCCAAAGCCAGCGGCAACAACGGCTGCTGCAACTGGCCTCCGATTTGACCGGGGTGCTGGATGCGGAGACGGGGGCCAAGCTGGCGACGGCGCACGCACGTGAATTGTTAGGCATCAACCGCGTGAGCATCCTGGTGCGTGAAGGAGATCGCTGGCGAGTGGTGGCCATCTCAGGCCAGGAATCGGTGGATAAACGCAGCCGTCTGGTCACAGAGATGTTGGCCTTTGTTGCCCGCCAGGCCAAGGATCAGCCTTGGGTGGTGCTAGCAGCCGAGGAGCCTTACTTTTTGGATAGCCAAATGCAATCTGCAGCCCTGGTTCCTCTGCGAGATGGGGCCGAGGGACGTGTGCTGGGTAGCCTGCTGTGTGAGAGCACGGACGCTGCGAGCTTTGGTACGGCTGGAAGCCCAGGAGATCCACGCCCGCCTGCCCTGGCACTGGCGCAGTGGCTGGCGAGTTTAGCGGGAAAATCACTGAATGCCGCCCTGGCTCATCAAGCCATGCCTTTTGGTAAATCTTTGGCGAAGGTAGGCCGCTGGCAGCAAGAAGTCTCGTCCACACGCAAACGACGTTGGGTTTTCAAAACCACACTTCTGACCGGTCTGGTGATCCTCGCCGCCCTATGGCCCATGAAGGTGCGGGTGGAAGGTGACTGCACACTGCTGCCACTAAAAAGGGCTCTCGTGACCGCTGAGGCACCGGGCCGGATCGAAGAAGTGCTGGTGCGGGAGGGCGACCGCCTAACCAAAAATCAAATCATCGCCCGACTGGACACCCGGCGTCTGCAAAGTGAGCTAGACACCACCACGCAGGCACGTAAACGCCTGGAGGCTGAAGCTGAGCGGCAGCGAGCCCAGGGCAAAGAAGCTCTGGCACGCATGGCCATGTTGGATGCCCAGGCCCAGGCCGAGATGGAGAAACGACTGAAGATGGAGATCGAGCTGGCGCAACTGCGCTCGCCCCTGGATGGCATCGTGATGACCAAAGACGTGCATTTGAAAAATGGCACATTTCTCCAAGCCGGGGAAGTCATGGCGGAGATCGCCAGCGTGGATGCATGGGATCTACGCATGGAGATCGCCGAAGCTGACATTAGCCTCATTGAAGAATCCCTGGATGATAATACCCCGCTACCGGTGGATTACCTGCTCTACACCCAGAGTGCCCGCGAACTGCACGGCCAGCTCGCCAGCAAGCAGCAGATCAGCCCGGCCCTACAAGCAGGCCCGGAGGGTGGGCGGTTCAGCATCACCCTTCCGAAGGTGGAAATCCCTGATTCCATGCAGCCGCTGATGCGCCCCGGCCTAACTGGACGTGCAAAAATCGAGCTTGGTCGAAAGCCCGCCGGGGCGGTGCTTCTGCGCAAATTCACCCGCTGGCTGCGAATGCGCTGGTGGATCTAA
- a CDS encoding ABC transporter ATP-binding protein → MSESVPPTPAVTVENLTKVFKAGLGKKAFIAVRDLSLQVQPGEVYGLIGPNGSGKSTTMKAILGLLAPTQGKTTIFGRSSAEVASRREVGFLPENPYFYKHLNGLETLLFYGRLCSMGGKELKDRAREMLALTGLEDAADRRVAGYSKGMLQRLGLAQALLHRPRLIVLDEPTAGVDPAGSRKIRDLVLGFKEQGITVLVTSHLLEQMQEVCDRVGIMAHGKMMREGRVDDLIAVENHTELVLEDASPELLAQISRLVQENGHAKLLSSGHPRTTLERLFLEATEEKKG, encoded by the coding sequence ATGTCTGAATCTGTTCCCCCCACTCCAGCCGTGACCGTCGAAAACCTAACCAAGGTTTTCAAGGCGGGCTTGGGCAAAAAGGCATTTATCGCCGTGCGCGATCTTTCGCTACAAGTGCAGCCTGGAGAAGTCTATGGCCTCATTGGACCCAATGGATCTGGTAAATCCACGACCATGAAAGCCATCCTGGGCCTGCTAGCTCCCACTCAGGGGAAGACCACCATTTTTGGCCGATCCAGTGCTGAAGTCGCCAGCCGTCGCGAGGTGGGTTTCCTCCCTGAGAATCCGTATTTTTACAAGCATCTCAATGGCCTGGAGACACTGCTGTTTTATGGCCGCCTGTGCAGCATGGGAGGCAAGGAGTTAAAAGACCGCGCCCGCGAAATGCTGGCCCTCACCGGCCTGGAAGATGCGGCGGACCGCCGGGTGGCCGGTTACTCCAAAGGCATGCTCCAACGTTTAGGCTTGGCGCAGGCTCTACTGCATCGCCCACGCCTCATCGTTTTAGACGAACCCACCGCTGGGGTTGACCCGGCGGGTTCCCGCAAGATTCGCGACCTTGTGCTGGGTTTTAAGGAGCAAGGAATCACCGTTTTGGTCACCAGCCACTTGCTGGAGCAAATGCAGGAAGTGTGTGACCGTGTGGGCATCATGGCCCATGGTAAAATGATGCGTGAGGGCCGGGTGGATGACCTCATTGCGGTGGAGAATCACACCGAGCTCGTCCTTGAGGATGCCTCGCCAGAATTGCTCGCCCAGATCAGCCGTCTGGTGCAGGAAAACGGCCATGCCAAGCTGCTGAGCAGCGGCCACCCGCGCACCACTCTGGAGCGTCTCTTCCTGGAAGCCACCGAAGAAAAAAAGGGCTGA
- a CDS encoding TolC family protein, translating to MLRSLLFFTLCVCLISGLRAQTFEETLGLQPSYLTMDEALHKVLEKSLDVKIEWLNWAVADAQTDAAWGKFEPAYFLNSTWRESNLPQNALEYVQTGGSFVPLDEPNMFKQQSFLSQTGIEGLLPLGTQYRLFASLGEFRNDLNRQQPPAIFYPEYAAAVGVTLTQPLLRGFGPSVNLAEVRVSRRNEAIADHQWEVRLQRAIAQVMLEYYDLIFAVENLAVKRDVVIFAQKLVGENEKRLEAGLLSPADVQEAEVAVAVAREEVISALSFAVEKQRNIKGQILSSLDEGGGLIFLPRDSLPMIAPRTERNTLLQSALARRPDHRAAIEEAEKQAIIVKYTRNQLLPRLDLQATLTANGLSGDRSGAYQRAFDRQGYDTQVGFQFSIPLGNRTAKANSAVAASREQQAILNIARSELNVSVEIDTVIAQVKAAKARLDSTRESVRLGDRLLETEQKRLGEGVARTFDVLKAQRDVVDARTRQIAALADYNKAATQLALVSGSLLERQGIRIDRSRRQPQAVKNPR from the coding sequence GTGCTTCGCTCGCTGCTGTTTTTCACCCTTTGCGTATGCCTGATCTCAGGCCTGCGGGCGCAGACGTTTGAGGAGACGCTGGGGCTGCAGCCGAGTTATCTGACGATGGACGAGGCGCTGCACAAGGTGCTGGAAAAGAGCCTGGATGTGAAGATCGAGTGGCTGAACTGGGCTGTGGCAGATGCGCAAACGGATGCGGCCTGGGGCAAGTTTGAACCGGCCTACTTTTTGAACTCCACCTGGCGGGAATCCAACCTGCCGCAGAATGCCCTGGAGTATGTGCAGACAGGCGGCAGCTTCGTGCCGCTGGATGAGCCGAACATGTTCAAGCAGCAGAGCTTTCTGAGCCAGACGGGCATCGAGGGCCTGCTGCCGCTAGGCACTCAATACCGTCTTTTTGCCAGCCTGGGTGAATTTCGCAATGACCTGAACCGCCAGCAGCCACCGGCCATTTTTTACCCTGAATATGCAGCGGCGGTGGGGGTGACGCTGACGCAGCCCCTACTGCGGGGTTTCGGCCCCAGCGTGAATCTGGCCGAGGTTCGAGTGAGCCGAAGGAATGAGGCCATCGCCGATCATCAATGGGAAGTGCGGCTGCAGCGAGCCATCGCCCAAGTGATGTTGGAATATTATGACCTGATTTTCGCCGTCGAAAATCTGGCGGTGAAGCGGGATGTGGTGATCTTTGCCCAAAAACTGGTGGGCGAAAATGAAAAGCGGCTGGAAGCTGGGCTGCTCTCGCCGGCGGATGTGCAGGAGGCGGAAGTAGCCGTGGCGGTGGCGCGTGAAGAGGTGATCTCAGCCCTCAGCTTTGCCGTAGAAAAACAGCGCAATATCAAAGGCCAGATCCTGAGTTCTCTGGATGAAGGGGGCGGGCTGATCTTTCTGCCTCGGGACTCGCTGCCCATGATCGCCCCACGCACCGAGCGGAACACACTTTTGCAATCGGCACTGGCCAGACGGCCGGATCACCGGGCGGCCATCGAGGAGGCTGAAAAACAGGCCATCATTGTCAAATACACCCGTAATCAACTGCTGCCCCGGCTGGATCTCCAGGCAACACTAACCGCGAATGGTCTGAGCGGCGACCGTAGCGGCGCGTATCAACGGGCCTTTGACCGCCAGGGCTACGACACCCAGGTGGGATTTCAGTTTTCCATTCCGTTAGGCAATCGCACCGCGAAGGCCAACAGCGCCGTGGCGGCCAGTCGTGAACAGCAGGCGATCCTGAACATTGCGAGATCGGAGCTGAATGTATCGGTGGAAATTGATACCGTCATCGCACAAGTGAAGGCAGCCAAGGCGAGACTGGACTCCACCCGCGAATCCGTGCGCCTGGGAGATCGGCTGCTGGAGACGGAGCAGAAACGGCTGGGCGAAGGCGTGGCGCGCACCTTTGATGTGCTGAAGGCCCAGCGCGATGTGGTGGATGCCCGCACGCGCCAGATTGCAGCGCTGGCGGATTACAACAAGGCGGCCACCCAGCTTGCCCTAGTGAGTGGCAGCCTGCTGGAGCGCCAAGGCATCCGCATTGACCGCAGCCGCCGTCAGCCCCAAGCCGTGAAAAACCCACGCTAA